The Candidatus Polarisedimenticolia bacterium genome includes a window with the following:
- a CDS encoding zf-HC2 domain-containing protein, translating into MPACDAVHDRIAQWIAGELDPEPRRELEAHLGACTGCAAEAGRLREALALLEHDEGPDPGPLYWGSFGSRLRARIAASARRRSLLRLAAVAAALAVAVAGLAIFQVRLPSVPRELSGGEQAAVTVTPRALPVAEADARLAELLNEAPARDQDLSDLNALLDEIAPLDTPDAADALGRVPPDEGPLLVEELLDGHG; encoded by the coding sequence ATGCCGGCGTGCGACGCAGTCCATGATCGGATCGCGCAGTGGATCGCCGGCGAGCTCGATCCGGAGCCCCGCCGCGAGCTCGAGGCGCACCTGGGCGCCTGCACCGGCTGCGCGGCCGAGGCCGGACGCCTCCGGGAGGCGCTCGCACTCCTGGAGCACGACGAAGGGCCGGACCCGGGCCCGCTCTACTGGGGGTCGTTCGGATCGCGTCTCCGCGCGCGCATCGCGGCCTCCGCGCGGCGCCGGAGCCTCCTGCGCCTGGCGGCTGTGGCGGCCGCATTGGCCGTCGCGGTCGCGGGGCTCGCCATCTTCCAGGTCCGCCTTCCATCCGTCCCGCGGGAACTCTCGGGCGGAGAGCAGGCGGCGGTCACGGTCACGCCGCGGGCCCTGCCGGTGGCCGAGGCCGATGCCCGCCTGGCGGAGCTCCTGAACGAGGCGCCGGCCCGCGATCAGGACCTGTCCGACTTGAATGCCCTGCTGGACGAAATCGCCCCGCTGGACACGCCCGATGCGGCGGACGCCCTCGGCCGGGTCCCGCCGGACGAAGGCCCACTGCTGGTCGAGGAGCTGCTGGATGGGCACGGCTAG
- a CDS encoding RNA polymerase sigma factor produces MQADPDLRDSDDVLVARFLQGDERAFDLLVERHRVAIYRIAYRFLGSHEEADDVSQEAFLRAYRSLRGFRGEASFRTWITRIAINLALRARRSRRATVPLQDALAMPCGAAGPEAALKSQVRQAVGDLPPRQRQVLLLKVYEGMKFTEIAQIAGISIGTAKATFFQAVRSLRGRLAPLSGGQGEGA; encoded by the coding sequence ATGCAGGCTGACCCGGACCTTCGGGACAGTGACGACGTGCTGGTGGCGCGCTTCCTCCAGGGGGACGAGCGGGCCTTCGACCTTCTGGTCGAGCGCCACCGCGTCGCGATCTACCGCATCGCGTACAGGTTCCTGGGGAGCCACGAGGAGGCGGACGATGTGTCGCAGGAGGCTTTCTTGAGGGCCTACAGGTCGCTCCGCGGCTTCAGGGGGGAGGCGTCGTTCCGCACCTGGATCACCCGTATCGCCATCAACCTGGCCCTCAGGGCCCGCCGATCGCGACGCGCGACGGTCCCCCTTCAGGACGCCCTCGCGATGCCGTGCGGCGCCGCGGGGCCCGAGGCCGCCCTCAAGAGCCAGGTCCGGCAGGCGGTGGGGGACCTGCCGCCGCGCCAGAGGCAGGTCCTGCTCCTGAAGGTGTACGAGGGGATGAAGTTCACCGAGATTGCCCAGATCGCCGGGATCTCGATCGGCACCGCCAAGGCGACGTTCTTTCAGGCGGTGCGGAGCCTCCGAGGCCGCCTGGCTCCCTTGAGCGGCGGCCAGGGAGAGGGAGCCTGA
- the cysS gene encoding cysteine--tRNA ligase codes for MALLFYNTLTRREQAFEPLHPGEVRLYTCGPTVYDFAHIGNFRTYLWEDLLRRHLKLRGYRVTQVMNLTDVDDKTIANARAASLSLEEYTKKYIDAFFEDLDALGIERAEHYPRATAYIPQMVRLAQRLLEKGHVYESRGSFYFRISTFPQYGRLSHLDAAAGAGQARIDSDEYDKDNPRDFAVWKAPRDGEPFWETELGPGRPGWHMECSAMSMQLLGETFDIHTGGVDNIFPHHENEIAQSEAATGKPFVRYWMHAAHLIVDGEKMSKSKGNFFTLRDLAERGYDLRAIRFMLLSVHYRKPLNFTLEGLSQARAALARLDDLALRLDEVAPALEGPEGGLAATARERHRGMLEDLDSDLNTAGALGHLFELVRETHTALDSGRIGRQDLDAVRGVLADFTSVFGIRPGQRVDLEADIEAAIRRRAEARARRDFAEADRIRDELLGRGIVLEDTPQGVRWKRKGA; via the coding sequence ATGGCCCTTCTCTTCTACAACACGCTGACGCGCCGGGAGCAGGCGTTCGAGCCCCTCCATCCCGGAGAGGTTCGTCTGTACACCTGCGGCCCGACGGTCTACGACTTCGCGCACATCGGCAATTTCAGGACCTACCTCTGGGAGGACCTGCTCCGGAGGCATCTCAAGCTGCGGGGCTACCGCGTGACGCAGGTGATGAACCTGACGGACGTGGACGACAAGACGATCGCCAACGCGCGCGCGGCCAGCCTCTCCCTGGAGGAGTACACGAAGAAGTACATCGACGCCTTCTTCGAGGACCTGGATGCCCTGGGCATCGAGCGGGCGGAGCACTATCCGAGGGCCACCGCCTACATCCCGCAGATGGTGCGCCTCGCGCAGAGGCTCCTGGAGAAGGGGCACGTGTACGAGAGCCGCGGGTCGTTCTACTTCAGGATCTCCACCTTTCCCCAGTATGGAAGGCTGTCCCACCTGGACGCGGCCGCGGGGGCCGGCCAGGCGCGCATCGATTCGGACGAGTACGACAAGGACAACCCGCGCGATTTCGCCGTCTGGAAGGCCCCCCGGGACGGCGAGCCGTTCTGGGAGACGGAGCTCGGCCCGGGACGCCCCGGCTGGCACATGGAATGCTCTGCCATGTCGATGCAGCTCCTGGGCGAGACCTTCGACATCCACACCGGGGGCGTGGACAACATCTTCCCGCATCACGAGAACGAGATCGCGCAGAGCGAGGCGGCCACCGGCAAGCCGTTCGTGCGCTACTGGATGCACGCCGCCCACCTGATCGTGGACGGGGAGAAGATGTCCAAGTCGAAGGGCAACTTCTTCACCCTGCGCGACCTGGCGGAGCGCGGCTACGATTTGCGGGCGATCCGCTTCATGCTTCTCTCGGTCCACTACCGGAAGCCGCTCAACTTCACGCTCGAGGGGCTCTCGCAGGCCCGGGCCGCCCTCGCGCGGCTGGACGACCTCGCCCTGAGACTCGACGAGGTCGCCCCGGCCCTGGAAGGGCCCGAAGGGGGGCTGGCGGCGACGGCACGGGAGAGGCACCGGGGCATGCTCGAGGATCTCGACTCGGACCTCAACACGGCGGGGGCCCTCGGGCACCTGTTCGAGCTGGTCCGCGAGACCCACACGGCGCTCGATTCGGGGAGGATCGGCCGCCAGGACCTGGATGCCGTGCGCGGTGTCCTCGCGGACTTCACGAGCGTCTTCGGCATCCGCCCCGGACAGCGCGTGGACCTCGAAGCCGACATCGAGGCCGCCATCCGCCGGCGCGCCGAGGCCCGTGCCCGCCGGGACTTCGCCGAGGCCGATCGGATCCGCGACGAGCTCCTGGGACGCGGAATCGTCCTCGAAGACACCCCGCAGGGAGTGCGCTGGAAGCGCAAGGGCGCCTGA